In the genome of Chrysoperla carnea chromosome 5, inChrCarn1.1, whole genome shotgun sequence, the window tgaaccgattttcttgaaacatagaaCACTTCATTAAATTAGCTTtcaaaaaagaatcaaaatcggTGCATCAGTTTAAGTGCTATGATGTCACAAACAGACCCACATGgaagtcaaacttataacatctttttttttttagatcggggactaaataaattgtttatcgCTTAACTCACCATTAAAAAGAATCCATTAacgtattttttcaataatttaacagCAACTTCTGTCATATTTACTAAAGATGGTTGACCTAAATCGCTACGATCCCGTTCATAATCGTATGGCATATGACCATTTGCATAAACACCTAGTAAATAATCGACCTCATCTGTATTTACATTGTATAAATCTTTAGTATTGGTAACATAAGCATGATTCAATCGTCTAAGTTTTTTGTCTTCTACCCATtcttcaatcaaattttttccatCTGTTCGAACACATGTCCAATTATcatatttccaattttcaaaTTCTGTTTTATAATTTGGATTTACTGTTTGCATACCTCCTCCCATAATCaccttaaaaacaaaacaaaagcattaTTATTTGgtcaaattacattttatggTATAGAGTACGAGATggttattttgattttagtcATAGAGATATTATAAGAAAGGGTGTGCAAGTGTCTATGCTAGCCATAAGTGAGAGAGAACGCTGCCTCTCACAAAAGCATTATTATTTGgtcaaattacattttataatataaagtacgAGATggttattttgattttagtcATAGAGATATTATAAGAAAGGGTGTGCAAGTGTCTATGCTAGCCATAAGTGAGAGAGAATGCTGCCAAGCTACTGCGCGTCTCTATGTATTACATGATGACGTCACCATAGAGAAAATGATACGGTAGCTCGACAGCGTTCTCTATTATCTGCAGACACTCTCACTGTTCTCTCCCgcactctgtatatattatatctatgGTTTTAGTACTTTCTATTTAAAGTCTTGGTaacaatttactttaaaaatgaatattattagcaaatttacttgtattaatgtttaaaaaaagcttaTCATTCCCGAAGTAATGCGAAAGCAACGTGAAAATACCGGATATTTCATTCAGTAGATTGTGAAatctgaatataataaattcttacTCGAGCATATTTTCCAGGCTCATCCTCAACTAACTGTCGAGCGATATCTTTACAAGAATTTCTGTAATCTTTTGGTATTACTGAATCGCATTCCCATTCTCTATCAGCTGTATGAGCATATAGTGACATTGGGGTGGCATGAGTAATCCTGGTCGTAGTTACAAACCCtgcaaaagaaatatataagtaattaatcaattttctttagAGGTCACTAAAATTCGAAAACACAAACCTGTAGCTTTTCCAGCAGCTTGTGCCCATTTCATAATTGTGGATAAATGTGATTTTGTGTTGTTTGCAGCCATGCAATCTCCTCGTTTTACTGAAGCATCGACACCACCTGTTTTTGAGTTAACTTTTACACCTGAGAACATTGAGGTGGCTGTACTGGCTGAATCAGGAACCATGTGATCACCAGAATATGTCTGTAATGTATTAAAATCTTATAGTAAGAAGAATCGAACTAACAACCTTTAGCATTTTGAGTCGCCACTCTTCCTCTAAATAACAATATGTTGTGTAGCAACATGCATTTCTTCCCTGTCTGATGTTCTTTGGGAGAAGAAGATAACTTCTTTCTTCCACACTTCTTTTGAGAACTTTGGCTCACTTCATTTGTAATGCCAGTCAGTGTTGCCAGATATCCCGTTAAAACGGTGGcgcatttataataatgaaGAATTTAAGTAAAATACCGTCTACCGTCTGTTTACCGTCTATCGTCTTTTTACTGAATTTACCGTTTTTTGTTCTAAATGATCTGGCAGCATTGATGCCAGTTGGCTGTTCCCGTAGGTTCAATCTCCATCACACATGACACAATTGTTTATGCTTATTAGTTACATAGTTAAAGTAAGTAAACGATGCCACTCTTTTATTATTGGTTGGACAGACGTTAAGTTtacaaaacaattcaaaaaaatatttggatatACATACTTTGATAAGACCAGCATGAGGAAATTCTTCGAAAGCTAGTCTTCCACCCTCTCCATGCTTATAAATTCTGGAGGCAGCAACAGTATTTGGACCCATTCCATCTCCaacaaaaagtattatatttttggctttaccTTTATTATGCCTAACATTTAATGCATTTTCTAATTCATCGTCTACTTTTTTTAACCAATATTCTGGATctgtaataaataaagaaaatctaaATTTTCATCAAGGTATACAT includes:
- the LOC123299699 gene encoding alkaline phosphatase-like; this encodes MKFVCILCIVLLEFTGWCISEDPEYWLKKVDDELENALNVRHNKGKAKNIILFVGDGMGPNTVAASRIYKHGEGGRLAFEEFPHAGLIKTYSGDHMVPDSASTATSMFSGVKVNSKTGGVDASVKRGDCMAANNTKSHLSTIMKWAQAAGKATGFVTTTRITHATPMSLYAHTADREWECDSVIPKDYRNSCKDIARQLVEDEPGKYARVIMGGGMQTVNPNYKTEFENWKYDNWTCVRTDGKNLIEEWVEDKKLRRLNHAYVTNTKDLYNVNTDEVDYLLGVYANGHMPYDYERDRSDLGQPSLVNMTEVAVKLLKKYVNGFFLMVEGGLIDQANHRGTARRALDETSVFSDAIKKALSIVDTDDTLIIVTADHAHGLTFSGYAERGSSVLGIAGISKINQIPYTTLNYAVGGVNNFQLTVNGTNIDRKVPNNTEDFTYSQQTGILNDEGVHGGSDVFVYAIGPMSHLFHSLHEQPYIARVMAYAARLDSPFNDLKSSASSRYFGSSFYLLLLVFYCLRSFFI